A part of Streptomyces sp. NBC_01451 genomic DNA contains:
- a CDS encoding glycosyltransferase family 2 protein produces the protein MNAKPDVQLPAVSVIMPVLNEERHLRGAVQAILAQEYAGEMEVVIALGPSTDRTDEIAAELVRETAGTSKRVHTVPNPTGRTPAALNAAIKASRHPVVVRVDGHGMLSPDYISTAVRLLDETGAQNVGGIMHAEGENAWEHAVAAAMTSKIGVGNAAFHTGGTAGPAETVYLGVFRRAALEQQGGYNVEFIRAQDWELNFRIREAGGLIWFSPELRVSYRPRPSVRALAKQYKDYGRWRHVVARYHEGSINLRYLAPPTAVVAIAAGVVLGAALTPWALLVPGGYLAAIVAGSVPAGKGLSLKARLQIPVALATMHMCWGWGFLTSPKSLARKVIAARRPAVLDGANAA, from the coding sequence ATGAACGCCAAGCCCGACGTGCAGCTGCCCGCCGTGTCCGTGATCATGCCCGTCCTCAACGAGGAGCGGCATCTGCGCGGAGCCGTCCAAGCGATCCTCGCCCAGGAGTACGCGGGCGAGATGGAGGTCGTCATCGCCCTCGGTCCGTCCACGGACCGCACGGACGAGATCGCCGCCGAGCTCGTACGCGAAACGGCCGGTACGAGCAAACGCGTCCACACGGTCCCCAACCCGACCGGCCGCACGCCCGCCGCGCTGAACGCCGCGATCAAGGCCTCCCGCCACCCCGTCGTCGTACGCGTCGACGGGCACGGCATGCTCTCGCCCGACTACATCTCGACCGCCGTACGTCTCCTCGACGAGACCGGCGCGCAGAACGTCGGCGGGATCATGCACGCCGAGGGCGAGAACGCCTGGGAGCACGCGGTGGCCGCCGCGATGACCTCGAAGATCGGGGTCGGCAACGCCGCCTTCCACACGGGAGGCACGGCCGGCCCCGCCGAGACCGTGTACCTGGGTGTCTTCCGGCGCGCGGCCCTGGAGCAACAGGGCGGCTACAACGTGGAGTTCATCCGCGCCCAGGACTGGGAGCTGAACTTCCGGATCCGGGAGGCGGGCGGCCTCATCTGGTTCTCGCCCGAACTGCGGGTGTCGTACCGGCCGAGGCCCTCCGTGCGCGCGCTGGCCAAGCAGTACAAGGACTACGGCCGCTGGCGCCACGTCGTGGCCCGCTACCACGAGGGTTCCATCAACCTGCGCTACCTCGCCCCGCCCACCGCCGTGGTCGCGATAGCGGCGGGCGTGGTGCTGGGCGCCGCACTGACGCCGTGGGCGCTTCTGGTGCCCGGCGGCTACCTCGCGGCGATCGTGGCAGGCTCGGTCCCGGCCGGCAAGGGACTCTCCCTGAAGGCCCGGCTGCAGATCCCCGTAGCCCTCGCCACCATGCACATGTGCTGGGGCTGGGGCTTCCTGACAAGCCCGAAGTCGCTTGCCCGCAAGGTGATCGCGGCCCGTCGCCCGGCCGTGCTGGACGGCGCCAACGCGGCCTGA
- a CDS encoding LCP family protein, with protein sequence MPASPASPHSPGSPQRRPRPSSGRPRPPVRRKKPCWAMRAVTTLSVVVLAAAGIGHAVVTSLDADIARVDPFKDMKNRPRAGHGMNVLLVGTDSREKISEAERRKYRLGGAPCHCTDTMMIVHISEDRERASVVSLPRDSYAVTPPHTDRTTGHRHGGHVIKLNAAYAEGGPNLTVRTVEHMTHVKIDHYLEIDFTSFMKTVDVLGGVEICTPKPLKDSYTGLDLTAGAHELNGGEALQYVRSRHADGSSDLGRMQRQQRFMGSLIAQSTSSGVLLNPMKFRDITRAVLGSVRADKEFGTGELLDLGRAMRNFSPSSSEFTTVPIGRMGYAVKGIGSTLKWDDAKAGRLFRALREDEPLAVRKGGRGGRSGAPVRVEVAPQQIRVQVENGTRTVGLGRKVDRALAATGFRTTRVPVNARERGARVRTVIAYDPRWDRSARSLAAALPGSSLRVVRGQGAVLKVTVGTDYQGVRKVRVGEFGVTTGDEVGCR encoded by the coding sequence ATGCCCGCGTCCCCCGCATCCCCCCACTCCCCCGGTTCCCCGCAGCGCCGGCCACGGCCGTCGTCAGGGCGTCCGCGTCCCCCCGTACGGCGTAAGAAGCCCTGTTGGGCCATGCGGGCGGTGACGACGCTGTCCGTCGTGGTGCTCGCCGCGGCCGGGATCGGGCACGCGGTGGTCACCAGCCTCGACGCCGACATCGCCCGCGTCGACCCCTTCAAGGACATGAAGAACCGTCCGCGGGCCGGTCACGGCATGAACGTGCTGCTGGTCGGCACGGACAGCCGGGAGAAGATCAGCGAGGCCGAGCGGCGCAAGTACCGGCTCGGCGGGGCTCCCTGCCACTGCACCGACACGATGATGATCGTGCACATCTCGGAGGACCGGGAGCGCGCGAGTGTGGTCAGCCTGCCGCGCGACTCGTACGCGGTGACGCCCCCGCACACCGACCGGACCACCGGGCACCGGCACGGCGGCCACGTCATCAAGCTGAACGCGGCGTACGCGGAAGGCGGTCCGAACCTCACCGTGCGGACGGTGGAGCACATGACGCACGTGAAGATCGACCACTACCTGGAGATCGACTTCACCAGCTTCATGAAGACGGTCGATGTGCTGGGCGGGGTCGAGATCTGCACGCCGAAGCCGCTGAAGGACTCGTACACCGGGCTCGACCTGACGGCCGGAGCGCATGAGCTCAACGGCGGGGAGGCCTTGCAGTACGTGCGCTCACGGCATGCCGACGGGTCCTCCGACCTGGGGCGGATGCAGCGCCAGCAACGCTTCATGGGATCGCTGATCGCACAGTCCACGTCGTCGGGGGTGCTGCTGAACCCGATGAAGTTCCGGGACATCACCCGGGCGGTGCTCGGGTCGGTGCGCGCGGACAAGGAGTTCGGTACGGGTGAGCTGCTGGACCTCGGGCGGGCCATGCGGAACTTCTCCCCGTCGTCGTCCGAGTTCACGACCGTGCCGATCGGGCGGATGGGGTACGCCGTCAAGGGCATCGGTTCGACGTTGAAGTGGGACGACGCGAAGGCCGGGCGGCTGTTCCGGGCGCTGCGGGAGGACGAGCCGCTGGCGGTACGGAAGGGCGGTCGCGGCGGTCGGAGCGGGGCGCCGGTGCGGGTGGAGGTGGCGCCGCAGCAGATCCGTGTGCAGGTCGAGAACGGGACGCGCACGGTGGGCCTGGGGCGCAAGGTGGACCGGGCGCTGGCCGCGACGGGGTTCCGGACGACCCGGGTGCCGGTGAACGCGCGGGAGCGCGGGGCGAGGGTACGGACGGTGATCGCGTACGACCCCCGGTGGGATCGTTCGGCGAGGTCGCTGGCGGCGGCGTTGCCGGGGAGTTCGCTGCGGGTGGTGCGGGGGCAGGGAGCGGTGCTGAAGGTGACTGTCGGGACGGACTATCAGGGCGTGCGGAAGGTCCGGGTCGGGGAGTTCGGGGTGACCACGGGGGACGAGGTGGGGTGTCGGTGA
- a CDS encoding acyl-CoA thioesterase, with translation MTDQATGPQAAPPGKPTSASRTTLSHIMTNADTNLLGTVHGGVIMKLVDDAAGAVAGRHSGGPAVTASMDEMAFLEPVRVGDLVHVKAQVNWTGRTSMEVGVRVLAERWNESTPATQVGSAYLVFAAVDAEGKPRRVPPVLPETERDERRYQEAQIRRTHRLARRRAIMELRERRAAEGLDD, from the coding sequence ATGACAGACCAGGCCACCGGGCCACAAGCGGCGCCCCCGGGCAAGCCGACCTCCGCCTCCCGGACCACCCTCAGCCACATCATGACGAACGCCGACACCAACCTCCTGGGTACGGTGCACGGCGGTGTGATCATGAAACTGGTCGACGACGCGGCGGGCGCCGTGGCCGGCCGGCACAGCGGCGGGCCCGCCGTCACGGCGTCGATGGACGAGATGGCGTTCCTGGAGCCGGTGCGGGTGGGTGACCTCGTCCATGTGAAAGCCCAGGTCAACTGGACCGGCCGGACCTCGATGGAGGTCGGCGTACGGGTCCTCGCCGAGCGCTGGAACGAGTCGACGCCGGCGACACAGGTCGGCTCGGCGTACCTGGTCTTCGCGGCGGTCGACGCCGAGGGCAAGCCGCGCCGCGTCCCGCCGGTCCTCCCGGAGACGGAACGCGACGAACGCCGCTACCAGGAGGCCCAGATCCGCCGCACGCACCGGCTGGCGCGGCGGCGGGCGATCATGGAGCTGAGGGAACGGAGAGCGGCGGAGGGCCTGGACGACTGA
- a CDS encoding LCP family protein yields the protein MNDWPDAWSDDNRNNRYGRGSANAQPEGARVMRQVQRGQGGPGGQNPAAPPYGGGVPQQQPYAGDQGQDPYGNGYDSGYNTGQVYGGAPHAGGQGGGPGGPGAMGSGGHGPRSAPNWRKRIKWTAITVVTLLVVVSVGTYFWADGKLNRQVDLSKVIDRPDEGKGTNYLIVGSDSREGMSGEEKKALHTGSAEGKRTDSMMILHTGDNGPTLISLPRDSDVEIPTFVGSESGKTYKGTGKHTKLNAAYATDGPELLVRTVEFNTGLRIDHYVEIGFAGFANIVDAVGGVELTIPKGGMKDTKSGANFSAGKQTLNGEQALAFVRTRYALAGSDLDRTKNQQKFLAALASQTATPGTILNPFKLYPTMSAGLDTLIVDKDMGLFDLADMFWAMKGVTGGDGKSMNMPISGSTGGNLVWDKTKVKTLVNELKNDDKVTVTGN from the coding sequence ATGAACGATTGGCCCGACGCGTGGTCCGACGACAACCGCAACAACCGCTACGGACGCGGCAGCGCGAACGCACAGCCCGAGGGTGCGCGCGTGATGCGGCAGGTCCAGCGCGGCCAGGGTGGCCCGGGCGGCCAGAACCCGGCCGCCCCGCCGTACGGCGGCGGGGTGCCGCAGCAGCAGCCGTACGCCGGTGACCAGGGCCAGGACCCCTACGGCAACGGCTACGACAGCGGGTACAACACCGGCCAGGTCTACGGCGGCGCACCGCACGCCGGCGGCCAGGGCGGCGGGCCGGGCGGGCCCGGCGCCATGGGGAGCGGCGGTCACGGCCCCCGCTCCGCCCCGAACTGGCGCAAGCGGATCAAGTGGACCGCGATCACGGTGGTCACACTCCTCGTCGTGGTGTCCGTCGGCACGTACTTCTGGGCCGACGGGAAACTGAACCGCCAGGTCGACCTGTCGAAGGTCATCGACCGGCCGGACGAGGGCAAGGGCACCAACTATCTGATCGTCGGCTCCGACAGCCGTGAGGGCATGTCGGGCGAGGAGAAGAAGGCGCTCCACACCGGGTCCGCCGAGGGCAAGCGCACCGACTCGATGATGATCCTGCACACCGGCGACAACGGCCCGACGCTCATCTCCCTCCCCCGTGACTCGGACGTGGAGATCCCGACGTTCGTGGGCTCCGAGTCCGGCAAGACCTACAAGGGCACCGGCAAGCACACGAAGCTGAACGCGGCGTACGCGACGGACGGGCCCGAACTGCTCGTCCGTACCGTCGAGTTCAACACCGGACTGCGCATCGACCACTATGTGGAGATCGGCTTCGCCGGCTTCGCGAACATCGTGGACGCGGTCGGCGGCGTGGAGCTGACCATCCCCAAGGGCGGGATGAAGGACACGAAGTCCGGCGCCAACTTCTCGGCGGGCAAGCAGACCCTCAACGGCGAGCAGGCCCTGGCCTTCGTCCGTACCCGGTACGCCCTCGCGGGCAGCGACCTCGACCGTACGAAGAACCAGCAGAAGTTCCTCGCGGCGCTGGCGAGCCAGACCGCGACGCCGGGCACGATCCTCAACCCCTTCAAGCTGTACCCGACGATGAGCGCGGGCCTCGACACCCTGATCGTCGACAAGGACATGGGCCTGTTCGACCTGGCCGACATGTTCTGGGCGATGAAAGGCGTCACGGGCGGCGACGGCAAGTCGATGAACATGCCGATCTCGGGCTCGACCGGCGGCAACCTCGTCTGGGACAAGACGAAGGTGAAGACGCTGGTGAACGAGCTGAAGAACGACGACAAGGTCACCGTCACCGGCAACTGA
- a CDS encoding acyl-CoA dehydrogenase family protein, giving the protein MAGSADFDLYRPSEEHDMLRDAIRSLAEAKILPYAAAVDEEARFPQEAHDALVANDLHAVHVPESYGGAGADALATVIVIEEVARVCASSSLIPAVNKLGSLPVILSGSEELKKRYMTPLAKGEGMFSYCLSEPDAGSDAAGMKTRAVRDGDFYVLNGVKRWITNAGESEYYTVMAVTDPTKRSKGISAFVVEKSDEGVSFGAPEKKLGIKGSPTREVYLDNVRIPADRMIGDEGTGFATAMKTLDHTRITIAAQALGIAQGALDYAKGYVKERKQFGKPIADFQGIQFMLADMAMKIEAARQLTYAAAAKSERVAAGGGERGLTFQGAAAKCFASDVAMEVTTDAVQLLGGYGYTRDYPVERMMRDAKITQIYEGTNQVQRIVMARNLP; this is encoded by the coding sequence TTGGCCGGATCGGCTGATTTCGACCTGTACCGCCCGTCCGAGGAGCACGACATGCTCCGTGACGCGATCCGCTCCCTGGCCGAGGCGAAGATCTTGCCCTACGCCGCGGCGGTGGACGAGGAAGCCCGCTTCCCCCAGGAGGCCCATGACGCGCTGGTGGCCAACGACCTGCACGCGGTGCACGTACCGGAGTCGTACGGCGGCGCGGGCGCGGACGCGCTGGCGACCGTGATCGTGATCGAGGAGGTCGCGCGGGTGTGCGCCTCCTCGTCCCTGATCCCGGCGGTGAACAAGCTCGGCTCCCTGCCCGTGATCCTCTCCGGCTCGGAGGAGCTGAAGAAGAGGTACATGACACCGCTCGCCAAGGGCGAGGGCATGTTCTCGTACTGCCTCTCGGAGCCCGACGCCGGCTCCGACGCGGCCGGCATGAAGACGAGGGCGGTCCGCGACGGCGACTTCTACGTCCTCAACGGCGTGAAGCGCTGGATCACCAACGCGGGCGAGTCCGAGTACTACACGGTGATGGCCGTGACCGACCCGACGAAGCGCAGCAAGGGCATTTCGGCCTTCGTGGTCGAGAAGTCCGACGAGGGCGTCTCCTTCGGCGCCCCGGAGAAGAAGCTCGGCATCAAGGGCAGCCCGACCCGCGAGGTCTACCTCGACAACGTCCGCATCCCGGCCGACCGCATGATCGGCGACGAGGGCACCGGCTTCGCCACCGCGATGAAGACGCTGGACCACACCCGCATCACGATCGCCGCGCAGGCCCTGGGCATCGCGCAGGGCGCCCTCGACTACGCCAAGGGGTACGTCAAGGAGCGCAAGCAGTTCGGCAAGCCGATCGCCGACTTCCAGGGCATCCAGTTCATGCTCGCCGACATGGCCATGAAGATCGAGGCGGCCCGGCAGCTGACGTACGCGGCGGCGGCGAAGTCGGAGCGCGTCGCCGCCGGAGGTGGAGAAAGAGGCCTCACCTTCCAGGGCGCGGCGGCGAAGTGCTTCGCGTCGGACGTGGCCATGGAGGTCACCACGGACGCGGTCCAGCTCCTCGGCGGCTACGGCTACACCCGCGACTACCCGGTGGAGCGGATGATGCGCGACGCGAAGATCACCCAGATCTACGAGGGCACCAACCAGGTCCAGCGGATCGTGATGGCCCGCAACCTGCCGTAA
- a CDS encoding UDP-glucose dehydrogenase family protein: MALKITVIGTGYLGATHAAAMAELGFEVLALDVVEEKIDLLRRGQAPMYEPGLDDLLRRHVAGIEGSTGRLRFTMDWAEVAAFGDIHFVCVNTPQKHGEYASDMSYVDSAIESLAPHLTAPTLVVGKSTVPVGSADRLARTIAALAPAGADAELAWNPEFLREGLAVQDTLHPDRLVVGVRSERAEKLLREVYATPIGEGTPFVVTDFPTAELVKTSANSFLATKISFINAMAEVCEAADGDVAKLAEAIGYDDRIGAKFLRAGIGFGGGCLPKDIRAFMARAGELGADQALTFLREIDSINMRQRGQMVELARQALGGGPFLGKRVAVLGATFKPDSDDVRDSPALNVAGQIHLQGGQVTVYDPKGMTNARRLFPTLAYADTALEAVRGADAVLHLTEWREFRELDPAVLGEAVAHRLVLDGRNALDPQVWRKAGWTYRAMGRPTA; encoded by the coding sequence ATGGCTCTCAAGATCACCGTGATCGGCACCGGATACCTCGGAGCCACCCACGCCGCCGCCATGGCCGAGCTCGGATTCGAGGTGCTGGCGCTGGACGTGGTCGAGGAGAAGATCGACCTGCTGCGGCGCGGGCAGGCCCCCATGTACGAGCCCGGGCTCGACGATCTGCTGCGCAGGCATGTCGCGGGGATCGAGGGGTCCACCGGGCGGCTGCGCTTCACCATGGACTGGGCCGAGGTCGCCGCCTTCGGGGACATCCACTTCGTCTGTGTGAACACCCCGCAGAAGCACGGCGAGTACGCCTCCGACATGTCGTACGTCGACTCCGCGATCGAATCCCTCGCCCCGCACCTCACCGCCCCCACGCTCGTCGTCGGCAAGTCGACCGTGCCCGTCGGCTCGGCGGACCGGCTGGCCCGGACCATCGCCGCGCTGGCGCCCGCCGGCGCGGACGCCGAGCTGGCCTGGAACCCGGAGTTCCTGCGCGAGGGCCTGGCCGTCCAAGACACGCTGCACCCCGACCGGCTCGTGGTGGGCGTCCGGAGCGAGCGGGCCGAGAAGCTGCTGCGCGAGGTGTACGCCACGCCGATCGGGGAGGGGACACCGTTCGTCGTCACCGACTTCCCGACCGCCGAGCTGGTGAAGACCTCCGCGAACTCCTTCCTGGCCACCAAGATCTCGTTCATCAACGCCATGGCGGAGGTCTGCGAGGCCGCCGACGGGGACGTGGCGAAGCTCGCCGAGGCGATCGGGTACGACGACCGGATCGGCGCGAAGTTCCTGCGGGCCGGGATCGGCTTCGGCGGCGGCTGTCTGCCCAAGGACATCCGGGCGTTCATGGCGCGCGCCGGTGAACTGGGCGCCGACCAGGCGCTGACCTTCCTGCGCGAGATCGACTCGATCAACATGCGCCAGCGCGGCCAGATGGTGGAGCTGGCCCGGCAGGCGCTGGGCGGCGGTCCGTTCCTCGGGAAGCGGGTCGCGGTGCTCGGCGCCACCTTCAAGCCCGACTCGGACGACGTCCGCGACTCCCCGGCCCTCAACGTCGCCGGGCAGATCCACCTCCAGGGCGGCCAGGTGACGGTGTACGACCCGAAGGGCATGACCAACGCCCGCAGGCTCTTCCCGACGCTCGCGTACGCCGACACGGCCCTGGAGGCGGTGCGGGGCGCCGATGCCGTACTGCACCTGACCGAGTGGCGGGAGTTCCGCGAGCTGGACCCGGCGGTGCTGGGTGAGGCGGTGGCCCACCGGCTCGTCCTGGACGGGCGCAACGCCCTCGACCCGCAGGTGTGGCGGAAGGCCGGCTGGACCTACCGGGCGATGGGACGGCCCACCGCCTGA
- a CDS encoding CGNR zinc finger domain-containing protein, which translates to MSENGSAPGGLALVEALVNTRDLESGRDTLDTAEGRAAFGIAETADRDLAAVKELRESLRAVCLAHAGHPPHDDTVTPLGRLLSRAPLLVTVDERDGSARLAAAEDGPLLSRVAAAVAEALTDGTWLRLKACELPGCHWAYYDRSPAGRRRWCSMSVCGARAKMRRYRAK; encoded by the coding sequence ATGAGCGAGAACGGGTCCGCGCCCGGAGGGCTGGCCCTCGTGGAGGCCCTGGTGAACACCAGGGACCTCGAATCGGGCCGGGACACGCTGGACACCGCCGAGGGGCGTGCCGCGTTCGGCATCGCGGAGACCGCCGACCGGGACCTGGCGGCCGTGAAGGAGCTGCGGGAGTCCCTGCGGGCCGTCTGCCTCGCCCACGCCGGACATCCACCGCACGACGACACCGTCACACCGCTGGGCCGGCTGCTGTCCCGCGCCCCGCTGCTGGTGACCGTCGACGAACGGGACGGCTCGGCCCGCCTGGCCGCCGCCGAGGACGGCCCGCTGCTCTCCCGCGTCGCGGCGGCCGTCGCCGAGGCGCTCACCGACGGCACCTGGCTGCGCCTCAAGGCCTGTGAGCTGCCCGGATGCCACTGGGCGTACTACGACCGCAGCCCCGCCGGACGCCGCCGCTGGTGCTCCATGTCGGTGTGCGGGGCACGCGCCAAGATGCGGCGCTACCGCGCGAAGTAG
- a CDS encoding VOC family protein: MAIAKFDTVVLDCPDPGVLAAFYAGLLGGTPEAEEDWIDLRIPDGPKLAFQAAPGHVPPKWPSPEASQQFHLDVTVADLDAAEREVLALGAKPLDAEDRARSFRVYADPAGHPFCLCAG; this comes from the coding sequence ATGGCCATCGCCAAGTTCGACACCGTCGTCCTGGACTGTCCCGACCCCGGCGTGCTCGCCGCCTTCTACGCCGGGCTGCTGGGCGGCACGCCCGAGGCCGAGGAGGACTGGATCGACCTGCGGATCCCGGACGGGCCGAAGCTCGCCTTCCAGGCCGCCCCCGGCCATGTACCGCCGAAGTGGCCGTCGCCCGAGGCCTCGCAGCAGTTCCATCTGGACGTGACCGTGGCCGACCTGGACGCCGCCGAGCGGGAGGTCCTCGCGCTGGGCGCGAAGCCGCTGGACGCGGAGGACCGGGCCCGCTCCTTCAGGGTCTACGCGGACCCGGCAGGGCACCCGTTCTGCCTCTGCGCGGGCTGA
- a CDS encoding dipeptidase, translated as MADLQDELHTTAEVGELDPPLPPPVSFPEPDGHLHDDRAPELDFSALSDLDTATPLDTATPLDRAHALLAEHPVADGYSGLPWALRHLSWYDLELGESTVDTDVPRMRRGHVGALFWALHLPEGLVGDRAVGATLEQLDLVKTVARSHPEGLRLADTAGQVTDARNCGRVAVVLGPAAAAALDDSIGILRVLHSLGLRVLTLAGTSWASEAGLTRFGEEVVREMNRLGVLADLSGASPATISRAVTISKAPVLCTRSAARALRPHPANLPDGTLAELGAAKGLCLVPLTAEQTGPSVRDVADHLDHVRAVAGPECVGLSGTYDSGSAHPQELGDASCYPNLIAELLRRGWTEPDIGLLTWGNVQRVLRSADFTAKAAQQRREPSTARIAELDG; from the coding sequence ATGGCCGACCTGCAGGACGAACTGCACACCACAGCCGAGGTCGGGGAACTCGACCCGCCGCTGCCCCCGCCCGTCTCCTTCCCGGAGCCCGACGGCCACCTCCACGACGACCGGGCGCCGGAACTCGACTTCTCCGCCCTCTCCGACCTGGACACCGCCACCCCCCTGGACACCGCCACCCCCCTGGACCGCGCCCACGCCCTGCTCGCCGAGCACCCCGTCGCCGACGGCTACAGCGGGCTGCCCTGGGCGCTGCGGCACCTCTCCTGGTACGACCTGGAACTCGGTGAGAGCACCGTCGACACCGATGTGCCCCGGATGCGACGCGGCCACGTGGGCGCGCTGTTCTGGGCGCTGCACCTGCCGGAGGGGCTCGTCGGGGACCGGGCCGTCGGCGCCACCCTGGAGCAGCTCGACCTGGTCAAGACGGTGGCCCGCAGCCACCCCGAGGGGCTGCGCCTCGCGGACACCGCCGGGCAGGTCACCGACGCCCGCAACTGCGGACGGGTCGCCGTCGTCCTCGGGCCGGCCGCCGCGGCAGCGCTCGACGACTCGATCGGCATTCTGCGTGTCCTGCACTCCCTGGGCCTGCGCGTCCTCACCCTCGCCGGTACGTCCTGGGCGAGCGAGGCGGGGCTCACCCGGTTCGGCGAGGAGGTCGTCCGCGAGATGAACCGGCTCGGCGTGCTGGCCGACCTCTCGGGCGCCTCCCCGGCCACCATCAGCCGCGCCGTCACGATCTCCAAGGCACCGGTCCTGTGCACCCGCTCCGCGGCCCGCGCCCTGCGCCCCCACCCCGCCAACCTCCCCGACGGGACGCTCGCCGAGCTGGGCGCGGCCAAGGGCCTGTGCCTGGTGCCGCTGACGGCCGAGCAGACCGGGCCGTCCGTCCGGGACGTCGCCGACCATCTCGACCACGTCCGCGCGGTCGCGGGCCCGGAGTGCGTCGGCCTGTCCGGTACGTACGACTCCGGCAGCGCCCACCCCCAGGAACTCGGCGACGCCTCCTGCTACCCGAACCTGATCGCCGAACTCCTGCGCCGCGGCTGGACCGAGCCCGACATCGGTCTCCTCACCTGGGGAAACGTCCAACGCGTCCTGCGCAGCGCCGACTTCACGGCCAAGGCGGCCCAGCAGCGCCGGGAGCCGTCCACGGCACGCATCGCGGAGCTGGACGGCTGA
- a CDS encoding dipeptidase, which produces MSSLERARELLREFPVVDGHNDLPWALREQVRYDLDARDIATAQHAHLHTDIPRLREGGVGAQYWSVYVRSDLPDAVPATLEQIDCVRQLIARYGSELRPARTAADMEAGRREGRIASLMGAEGGHSIANSLGTLRGLYELGVRYLTLTHNDNVAWADSATDEPGVGGLSEFGREVVREMNRLGMLVDLSHVAATTMRHALDTSVAPVIFSHSSSRAVCDHPRNIPDDVLERLPANGGMAMVTFVPKFVLQAAVDWTAAADDNMRAHGFHHLATTPEAMKVHRAFEETNPRPVATVSTVADHLDHMREVAGIDHLGIGGDYDGTAFTPDGLNDVSGYPNLIAELLDRDWSKADLAKLTWGNAVRVLGAAEDVAREEQSRRGPSNATLEELDG; this is translated from the coding sequence GTGAGCTCCCTGGAGCGGGCCCGGGAACTCCTGCGCGAGTTCCCGGTCGTCGACGGCCACAACGACCTCCCGTGGGCACTGCGCGAACAGGTCCGCTACGACCTCGACGCCCGCGACATCGCCACCGCCCAGCACGCCCACCTGCACACCGACATCCCGCGTCTGCGCGAGGGCGGGGTCGGCGCGCAGTACTGGTCGGTGTACGTCCGCTCGGACCTGCCCGACGCGGTGCCCGCGACCCTCGAACAGATCGACTGCGTACGTCAGTTGATCGCGCGGTACGGAAGCGAGCTGCGGCCCGCCCGCACGGCCGCCGACATGGAGGCGGGCCGGCGTGAAGGCCGTATCGCCTCCCTCATGGGGGCCGAGGGCGGTCACTCGATCGCCAACTCCCTCGGCACACTGCGGGGGTTGTACGAGCTGGGCGTGCGCTACCTGACCCTCACCCACAACGACAACGTGGCGTGGGCGGACTCGGCGACGGACGAGCCGGGCGTCGGCGGGCTGTCGGAGTTCGGCCGCGAGGTGGTCCGGGAGATGAACCGCCTCGGCATGCTCGTCGACCTCTCGCACGTCGCCGCGACGACGATGCGGCACGCGCTGGACACGTCCGTCGCGCCGGTGATCTTCTCCCACTCCTCCTCGCGCGCGGTGTGCGACCACCCGCGCAACATCCCCGACGACGTGCTGGAACGCCTGCCCGCCAACGGCGGCATGGCCATGGTGACGTTCGTGCCGAAGTTCGTCCTCCAGGCAGCCGTCGACTGGACGGCCGCCGCGGACGACAACATGCGCGCCCACGGCTTCCACCACCTCGCCACGACCCCCGAGGCGATGAAGGTGCACCGCGCCTTCGAGGAGACGAACCCGCGCCCGGTCGCCACGGTCTCGACCGTCGCCGACCACCTGGACCACATGCGCGAGGTCGCCGGCATCGACCACCTGGGCATCGGCGGCGACTACGACGGCACGGCGTTCACCCCGGACGGCCTGAACGACGTGTCCGGCTACCCCAACCTCATCGCGGAACTCCTCGACCGGGACTGGTCGAAGGCCGACCTCGCCAAGCTGACCTGGGGAAACGCGGTACGGGTGCTGGGGGCGGCGGAGGACGTGGCACGGGAGGAGCAGAGCAGGCGAGGGCCCTCCAACGCCACGCTGGAGGAACTGGACGGCTGA
- the purE gene encoding 5-(carboxyamino)imidazole ribonucleotide mutase gives MSPVAEPGAGPLVGIVMGSDSDWPVMEAAAQALDEFEIAYEVDVVSAHRMPHEMIAYGEHAAERGLKAIIAGAGGAAHLPGMLASVTPLPVIGVPVPLKYLDGMDSLLSIVQMPAGVPVATVSVGGARNAGLLAARILASHDAELLGRMREFQQELNDQATEKGKRLRAKVDSGAGGGSGFGFGK, from the coding sequence ATGAGCCCCGTTGCAGAACCCGGTGCAGGCCCCCTCGTGGGCATCGTCATGGGTTCCGACTCCGACTGGCCCGTCATGGAGGCCGCCGCCCAGGCCCTGGACGAGTTCGAGATCGCGTACGAGGTCGACGTCGTCTCCGCGCACCGCATGCCGCACGAGATGATCGCGTACGGCGAGCACGCCGCCGAGCGCGGACTGAAGGCGATCATCGCGGGCGCGGGCGGCGCGGCCCATCTGCCCGGCATGCTGGCGTCGGTGACCCCGCTCCCGGTGATCGGCGTCCCGGTCCCCCTCAAGTACCTCGACGGCATGGACTCGCTGCTGTCGATCGTGCAGATGCCGGCCGGTGTGCCGGTCGCCACGGTCTCGGTCGGCGGCGCGCGCAACGCGGGCCTGCTGGCGGCCCGCATCCTCGCCTCGCACGACGCGGAACTCCTCGGCCGGATGCGGGAGTTCCAGCAGGAGCTGAACGACCAGGCCACCGAGAAGGGCAAGCGGCTGCGCGCCAAGGTCGACAGCGGCGCGGGCGGCGGCAGCGGCTTCGGCTTCGGGAAGTGA